The genomic segment GCGCGGCGCGTATCTGCGGATGCTCGCGGAGGTGCCGCTGTTCCACCGGGCCGCCCGCAGGCTCCTCGCGTCACCGGGCGGCGAAACCGGCCGTACGCTGGGGCAGTTCCTGAAGAACGGGGGCTACTCGGCCTACTTCGTGAGCCACTTCGTCACCCCACTCGTCTCCGCCGTCTGGTCCTGCGCACCGGGGACGGCCCTGCGGTATCCGGCCCGCTATCTGTTCCGCTTCCTGGAGCACCACGGTCTGCTGTCGATCAGCGGGTCCCCGCGGTGGAGGACCGTCACCGGCGGCTCCCGCGAGTACGTCGACCGGATCGCCAAGCAGCTCACCTCCGTACACACCGGAACCCCCGTGCGGCAGGTGCGTCGTCTCGCCGACCGGGCATCGGTCGTGTGCGCCGACGGTGGTACGAGGGAGTACGCGGCCGTCGTCCTGGCGGTCCACCCCGACCAGGCGCTGCGGATGCTGGCCGACCCCACCGACGAGGAACGGCGCGTGCTCGGCGCGTTCCGCTACTCCCGTAACCCCACGGTCCTGCACACCGACACCTCGCTGCTGCCACGGGCGGCGGGGGCGCGGGCGTCCTGGAACTACCTCCTGCCGTCCTGCGGGGCGACGGCGGAAGCCGTGTACGTGAGTTACGACATGAACCGGTTGCAACGCCTGGACACGGCGGACACCCACGTCGTCACTCTCAACGCCGGCGAACGGGTCGCCCCGGACCGGGTGCTGGCACGCATGGTGTACGAACACCCCGTCTACACGCCCCTGTCGGTCGCCGCGCAACAGGACCTACCCCGGTTGAACACCGCGCTCACGACGTTCGCCGGGGCCTACCACGGGTGGGGTTTCCACGAGGACGGCTGCCGGTCCGGGGTCGAGGCGGCGGCCGCACTGGGCGTCCGGTGGTGACACCCGCAGGCAGCGGCCCGGCCCTCATCCGTACGAGAGGCGACGGAGGGCCCATGACGGTGGCCCCCGCCCTCTACGACTGCGTGGTCGCCCACACGCGTACCGAGCCGCTGCGTCACAGTTTCCGGCACCGCACCTACATGTGGCTGGTGGACCTCGATCAACTACCCGTACTGCCAAGTGCATTGCGCCCGCTGGCCCGGTTCGTACCGGGCGACCACTTCGGTGGCACCGCGCGATCGATCCGCGCGGGACTCGACGCCTGGCTGGCGGAGCGCGATGTGACGCTGGACGGCGGACGGGTACTGATGCTGGCACACGCCCGGGTGTTCGGCCATGTCTTCAACCCGCTGTCCCTGTACTGGTGTCACGACAGGAGCGGGTCCCTCGTCTGCGTGGTGGCCGAGGTGCACAACACGTACGGGCAGCGCCACTGCTATCTGCTGCGGACGGACGCGGTGGGCGGAGCGGAGGTCGACAAGGACTTCTACGTCTCGCCGTTCTTTCCCGTGGACGGCACCTACCGGATGCGGCTGCCCGTCCCGGGCGAGCGGCTGGATCTGACCGTGCAGCTGCGGCGGGGCGAGGAGCGCCCGTTCACCGCGACCGTGCGGGGGACGCACCGCCCCGCCACCGTGCGGCAGTTGCTCGCCGCCACTCTGCGCCACCCCTGGCCGACGGCGGCGGTGTCCGTCGGTATCCGCCATCACGGCGTACGTCTGCTGCTGCGCGGCCTTCCCGTGCGGCCCCGTCCACCGCACCCGACGCAAGAAGGCATGAAGTGACTGTCTCGATACCACCGCGCGCCGATCGCGACCGCAACCGCGACCACGAGCACGACCGCGCCGACCGCGACCGCTCCGAGTGCGACCGCGCCGACCATGACCGCTCCGCGTACGACCATGACCGCTCCGCGTACGACCGCGACCGCTCCGCGTACGACAGCGCCGGGCGGGACCACGCCGACCGTGAACGCGGCCCTGCCCGCCCCGTCCCCGCACAGCCCATCGCCGGGCGGTGTTCGGACGTTGATCTGCGACCGGGCGCTGATCCGGGACCGGGCGCTGATCCGCGACCCGCCGCTGATCGACGGCCCGACGCCGAGCTGTGGCCCGACGTCGCCCGGCCGCCGCGTGGCTCCCGGGCCCGTACCAGGATCACCGAAATCCTGCTGCGTCGAGCCTTCGCCCGGCTGCCCCTGCGGCTGCGGGTGGGGGAGGAGCACGCGACGGGGTACGGCCCCCTGCTGCGAATCCGTGAGCCCGAGGCGTTCCACCGGCGGATCGGCGTCGGTGGCCTGATCGGGTTCGGTGAGTCGTACATGGCGGGCGAGTGGGAGGCGGACGACCTGGTCGGCGTCCTCACCGTGCTCGCCGCCCATGTGGACGAACTGGTTCCGGAGCCGCTGCGGCGGCTGCGCGGGCTGTGGGTACGCCGCCGACCCGACGAGCAGCGCAACACCGTGTCGGGAGCCCGGGACAACATCCGCCGCCACTACGACCTGTCGAACGACCTGTTCGCATTGTTCCTCGACGGGACCATGTCGTACTCCTCCGCGCTCTTCTCCGCCTTCCCGGCGACCCCGAGGACGTTCGCCGCCGCCCAGCGCCGCAAGGTGGACCGGCTGCTGGATCTGGCGGACATCGGACCCGGCAGCCGGGTACTCGAAATCGGCACCGGCTGGGGCGAGTTGGCGGTACGAGCCGCCGCGCGAGGAGCCCACGTACTGTCCGTGACCCTGTCCGCCGAGCAGCGCTCCCTCGCTCTGGAGCGGGTACGGCAGGCGGGGGTCGCCGACCGGGTGAGGATCGATCTGTCCGACTACCGCCAGGTGAGCGGGAGTTACGACGCCGTGGTGAGCGTGGAGATGATCGAGGCGGTCGGGGCCGACTACTGGCCCGTGTACTTCGACACCCTCCGCCGAAGTCTCGCCCCGGGCGGCCGGATCGCGCTGCAGGCGATCACCATGCCGCACGAACGGATGCTGGCCACCGCGGAATCCCACACCTGGATCAGCAAGTACGTGTTCCCCGGCGGCCTCATCCCGTCCCGGGAGGCCCTCGCACGAGAGTCGGCACGCGCCGGACTGCGGATCGTGGCGGACGACGGCTACGGCGAGCACTACGCGGAAACCCTCCGGCTGTGGCGCGAACGCTTCCTCGACCGCGCCGACGACGTGGGTGCGCTGGGCTTCGACCACACGTTCCGCCGCATGTGGGAGTTCTACCTGGCGTACTCCGAGGCCGGCTTCCGGTCCCGCTACCTCGACGTACGACAGCTGCTGCTGACCGCCGACGACACCACGACAGGACAGGAGAAGGCCCTGTGACCCCCGTCGCCGCACGGCTGTCCACCCTGATCACACGCCACCTCCAGGGCCCGCTGCCCGTACGGCTGCGGGCCTGGGACGGCAGCGAGACCGGCCCGGCCGACGCACCGGTCGTCGTCGTACGGTCCCGCCGTGCGCTGCGCCGGCTGCTGTGGAAACCTGGTGAACTCGGCCTTGCCGAGGCGTACATCACGGGCGAACTCGATGTGGAGGGCGACCTTGCCGCCGCTCTGGGCGCGTTCTGGGGACAGGTGCGCGACCGGGGCACGGACGGCCGGCCCCGGCTCCGCCCGGCAGGTCTGGCCGAGGCCGCCACCATCGCGCTGCGGCTCGGCGCCCTCGGTCCCCGGCCGCCCGCGCCGCGAGCCGCCCGCGCCGAATTGTCGGGCGCACCGCACAGTGCCGCGCGTGACCGGGCCGCGATCAGCCACCACTATGACCTGTCCAACGACTTCTACGCCCTCCTCCTCGACGAGTCGATGGCGTACTCCTGCGGGTACTGGGCCCGGCCCGACGCCCCGGACTACCAACTCACCGACGCACAGCGGGACAAGGCCGACCTCGTCTGCCGCAAGCTCGGGCTGACCGAGGGCGCGCGGCTGCTCGACGTCGGCTGCGGCTGGGGCACGCTGAGCCTGCACGCCGCCCGCGAGTACAAGGCGCGGGTCACCGCGGTGACCCTCTCCCGCGCGCAGCGGGACTTCGTGGCCGAGCGGATCAGGCGCGAAGGACCGGCCGGCCTGGTGGACGTCGAACTGCGCCACTACCGGGACATCGAGGGAAGTGGGTACGACGCCGTGAGCGCGATCGAGATGGGCGAACATGTCGGGGACGCCGAATACCCGGCCTTCGCCACCCGGCTGTACCGGCTGCTGCGCCCCCGCGGACGGCTCCTCGTACAGCAGATGTCACGCGGGGCCGACGCACCCGGGGGCGGGCCGTTCATCGAGACGTACATCGCTCCGGACATGCACATGCGCCCCGTGGGCCGTACCGTCGACCAGTTGGAGACCGCCGGTCTCGAAGTCCGCTCCGTCGAATCGCTCCGCGAGCACTACGCCCGCACCATCGCTGCCTGGCACCAACGGCTCGAAGCCCGCTGGGACGACGTCGTCGCCCTGGTAGGCGAACCGACCGCCCGGGTCTGGCGGCTGTATCTGGTCGGCAGCGAACTGGCCTTCGCCCAGCGGCGGATGGGCGTCGACCAGATCCTCGCGGTACGTACACCACGGGCGGGCGACGCGGGCCTGCCCGCCACCCCACGGGACTGGTACGGGGACGAGCCCACCGGCCGGCACCCGGCCGCACCGTCCGCCCCGGGCCCGGCCGCACCGTCCGCCCCGGGCCCGGCCTCGCCGTCCGCACGGGGCCCGGCCGCGCCGTCGGTCCCGGGCCCTGCCTCACCGTCCGCACCGGACCCGGCGACGCCGTCCATCCCGGATCAGGCGACGCACCGATGAAGGGGTTCCCGTGGTCCGCGTTCGCCGCCAACCTGGCACCGGCGGCCGGTGCCGCGATCGCCGTCATGCTCGTCGTGTTCGTCGTGGCCACCCTGAAGGGCACGCACCGGCTCGTCGACATCGCCTGGGGCCTCGCCTTCACCGCTGTCGCGGCCGTCACGTACGTCCTGTCCTCGGGCCACGGGGACGACAGCCGGCGGTTGCTGATCACCGTCGCGACCGCCGTTTGGGGCGTGCGGCTGGCCGCCCACATCGCGTGGCGCGGCAGGGGCCACGGCGAAGATCCGCGCTACGAAAGGATGCTCGCGAAGGCTCCGGGGAACCCCACCTGGTACGCCCTGCGCACGGTGTATCTGCTGCAAGGGGCCCTCGTGTGGCTGGTCTCGCTGCCCGTCCAGGCGGGTCAGTACGTCCAGTCGGCGTGGTACGGGTCCACGCCCGCCGGACCGCTCCTCTGGGCGGGCGTGGCGGTGTGGGCGGCGGGCCTGGTCTTCGAAACGGTGGGGGACTTCCAGCTCGCCCGGTTCAAGGCCGACCCGGCGCAGCGGGGGCGCATCATGGACCGCGGCCTGTGGGGCTGG from the Streptomyces sp. AM 4-1-1 genome contains:
- a CDS encoding cyclopropane-fatty-acyl-phospholipid synthase family protein encodes the protein MTPVAARLSTLITRHLQGPLPVRLRAWDGSETGPADAPVVVVRSRRALRRLLWKPGELGLAEAYITGELDVEGDLAAALGAFWGQVRDRGTDGRPRLRPAGLAEAATIALRLGALGPRPPAPRAARAELSGAPHSAARDRAAISHHYDLSNDFYALLLDESMAYSCGYWARPDAPDYQLTDAQRDKADLVCRKLGLTEGARLLDVGCGWGTLSLHAAREYKARVTAVTLSRAQRDFVAERIRREGPAGLVDVELRHYRDIEGSGYDAVSAIEMGEHVGDAEYPAFATRLYRLLRPRGRLLVQQMSRGADAPGGGPFIETYIAPDMHMRPVGRTVDQLETAGLEVRSVESLREHYARTIAAWHQRLEARWDDVVALVGEPTARVWRLYLVGSELAFAQRRMGVDQILAVRTPRAGDAGLPATPRDWYGDEPTGRHPAAPSAPGPAAPSAPGPASPSARGPAAPSVPGPASPSAPDPATPSIPDQATHR
- a CDS encoding DUF1365 domain-containing protein; the encoded protein is MTVAPALYDCVVAHTRTEPLRHSFRHRTYMWLVDLDQLPVLPSALRPLARFVPGDHFGGTARSIRAGLDAWLAERDVTLDGGRVLMLAHARVFGHVFNPLSLYWCHDRSGSLVCVVAEVHNTYGQRHCYLLRTDAVGGAEVDKDFYVSPFFPVDGTYRMRLPVPGERLDLTVQLRRGEERPFTATVRGTHRPATVRQLLAATLRHPWPTAAVSVGIRHHGVRLLLRGLPVRPRPPHPTQEGMK
- a CDS encoding FAD-dependent oxidoreductase — protein: MPLRSIAVIGGGVAGLTAAHVLRREHDVTLYEADDRLGGHAHTHELPTTDGRVVRVDSGFIVHNERTYPMLLRLFAELGVSTQDSEMSMSVRCEGCGLEYAGARGLSGLFTGRRSLRGAYLRMLAEVPLFHRAARRLLASPGGETGRTLGQFLKNGGYSAYFVSHFVTPLVSAVWSCAPGTALRYPARYLFRFLEHHGLLSISGSPRWRTVTGGSREYVDRIAKQLTSVHTGTPVRQVRRLADRASVVCADGGTREYAAVVLAVHPDQALRMLADPTDEERRVLGAFRYSRNPTVLHTDTSLLPRAAGARASWNYLLPSCGATAEAVYVSYDMNRLQRLDTADTHVVTLNAGERVAPDRVLARMVYEHPVYTPLSVAAQQDLPRLNTALTTFAGAYHGWGFHEDGCRSGVEAAAALGVRW
- a CDS encoding cyclopropane-fatty-acyl-phospholipid synthase family protein, producing MWPDVARPPRGSRARTRITEILLRRAFARLPLRLRVGEEHATGYGPLLRIREPEAFHRRIGVGGLIGFGESYMAGEWEADDLVGVLTVLAAHVDELVPEPLRRLRGLWVRRRPDEQRNTVSGARDNIRRHYDLSNDLFALFLDGTMSYSSALFSAFPATPRTFAAAQRRKVDRLLDLADIGPGSRVLEIGTGWGELAVRAAARGAHVLSVTLSAEQRSLALERVRQAGVADRVRIDLSDYRQVSGSYDAVVSVEMIEAVGADYWPVYFDTLRRSLAPGGRIALQAITMPHERMLATAESHTWISKYVFPGGLIPSREALARESARAGLRIVADDGYGEHYAETLRLWRERFLDRADDVGALGFDHTFRRMWEFYLAYSEAGFRSRYLDVRQLLLTADDTTTGQEKAL
- a CDS encoding DUF1295 domain-containing protein; the protein is MKGFPWSAFAANLAPAAGAAIAVMLVVFVVATLKGTHRLVDIAWGLAFTAVAAVTYVLSSGHGDDSRRLLITVATAVWGVRLAAHIAWRGRGHGEDPRYERMLAKAPGNPTWYALRTVYLLQGALVWLVSLPVQAGQYVQSAWYGSTPAGPLLWAGVAVWAAGLVFETVGDFQLARFKADPAQRGRIMDRGLWGWTRHPNYFGDFLVWWGLFLMACGTWQSAAVALVSPVVMTLLLTRGSGKRLLESHMEGRPGYCAYRERTSGFFPRPPRHTSAPGPGSTP